The following coding sequences are from one Helicoverpa armigera isolate CAAS_96S chromosome 2, ASM3070526v1, whole genome shotgun sequence window:
- the LOC126055273 gene encoding uncharacterized protein LOC126055273, which produces MHWLIITLKIAIIILLLKLQGAHLMKRYAPMKYLDYSEQYHNFYFDSVVPVLLNEPNWKGNGQWRIPITLGVMITSDRMLVPYNPFRLFIHNKAMLDKITANPLTGRGFKTYYSTKYKIACGRQIIPDNEKRMLHCHGKNGFDCPMHDLMVLRIYGNISFTTWPTLTYSQYPNKKDSERVQHGIYRTEIARPNDTLNDYFKFASVGFKNKAHIKRYYFLHQVEYKPEDYALVDCETWLPRDWGHFICVLNLGDYPALGSGAWLVSDNKVFGIGSFAFFRGKEGIFVFTDVRPYYNLIMNTCTYEDSRQTPPVTFDDDYRRQNSILNDELEIP; this is translated from the exons ATGCACTG gCTGATAATTACGCTAAAAATAgccatcataatattattattgaaactaCAAGGTGCACACCTCATGAAACGATATGCGCCGATGAAATACCTAGATTATTCTGAACAGTATCACAACTTTTATTTCGACAGCGTGGTTCCCGTGTTGTTAAATGAACCTAATTGGAAAGGCAATGGCCAATGGAGGATACCAATCACATTAGGCGTAATGATAACCTCTGATCGAATGCTCGTGCCGTACAACCCATTTCGTTTGTTTATCCATAACAAAGCTATGTTGGATAAGATTACTGCTAATCCTTTAACTGGACGAGGATTTAAAACTTATTACTCGACCAAATACAAGATTGCCTGCGGACGTCAAATCATTCCTGATAACGAAAAAAGGATGCTCCATTGTCACGGGAAGAACGGATTCGACTGCCCAATGCATGACTTGATGGTGCTCAGAATATATGGAAATATATCATTCACTACGTGGCCAACTTTAACGTATTCTCAATATCCCAACAAAAAAGATAGTGAGCGAGTGCAACATGGGATTTATCGCACTGAGATAGCGAGACCTAACGACACTCTGAATGACTATTTCAAGTTTGCCTCTGTGGGGTTTAAAAACAAAGCACATATtaagagatattattttttacatcaagTTGAGTATAAACCTGAGGACTATGCTTTGGTGGACTGTGAAACATGGTTGCCCAGGGATTGGGGACACTTCATATGCGTATTGAATTTAGGAGATTATCCGGCGCTGGGATCAGGCGCTTGGTTAGTATCTGATAATAAAGTCTTTGGAATCGGCAGTTTTGCATTTTTTAGAGGCAAGGAAGGCATTTTTGTATTCACAGACGTGAGACCGTATTATAACCTCATTATGAATACCTGCACATATGAAGATTCACGACAAACACCTCCAGTGACATTTGATGATGACTACCGCCGCCAAAATTCGATACTAAATGACGAGTTGGAAATACcgtaa